In Streptomyces puniciscabiei, a single genomic region encodes these proteins:
- a CDS encoding 2Fe-2S iron-sulfur cluster-binding protein, producing the protein MTDDQHGEGTPQGGGRWDPLPQGDYDDGATAFVKLPEGGIDALLSGDSPLAAPGHGYVPPRIAVAPGTGDPAAAGTWSAPAGGAEWPDPNAAPQAQAADDRFTYNPGATQHWTFEEPPAPAAPGHDVTGQWSIPVAGGDLPDESGEFTTSSLVEQWGGTPPATLPGGAPAPWATPEPARSWDRPAETGHTGLPDHTDAHPAGGPGAPAPAGAATPGYAPAPDERYGQAPPDHAPAAPEETAGGEPGHGDAGHRPAGHGDGRRAEGAEGHAEAARPGGFGESAPPAFNAFGESSPSREPARPGAPAGFAEQRAESAAGPEPDADGHGPAEAPERPADGPAGHEGPSVPAGAPQAVTEPTTPTSTGMSDAAGADPAAPRPPASAAVPEHAADAPEAAVGAAPGTDDAPEGAAEDTAPRPQEAAEGQAEHTAPVPPHDDHPLASYVLRVNGVDRPVTDAWIGESLLYVLRERLGLAGAKDGCSQGECGACNVQVDGRLVASCLVPAVTAAGSEVRTVEGLAADGQPSDVQRALARCGAVQCGFCVPGMAMTVHDLLEGNPAPTELETRQALCGNLCRCSGYRGVLEAVKEVVAEREASRAADAETDAGEARIPHQAGPGAGGVNPSAFEAPGAFDTPQAAPGGYGDTPPYGTPDPYGTPPHGTPGPHGPHDPHYGQDGGQA; encoded by the coding sequence GTGACCGACGACCAGCACGGAGAGGGCACGCCCCAGGGCGGCGGACGCTGGGACCCGCTGCCCCAGGGCGACTACGACGACGGCGCCACCGCCTTCGTCAAGCTCCCCGAGGGCGGCATCGACGCCCTGCTGTCCGGCGACAGCCCGCTGGCCGCGCCGGGGCACGGCTATGTGCCGCCGCGGATAGCGGTCGCCCCCGGCACCGGCGACCCCGCCGCGGCCGGCACCTGGAGCGCGCCCGCGGGCGGCGCCGAGTGGCCCGACCCGAACGCCGCGCCCCAGGCGCAGGCCGCGGACGACCGGTTCACGTACAACCCCGGCGCGACCCAGCACTGGACCTTCGAGGAGCCCCCGGCGCCGGCCGCGCCCGGGCACGACGTCACCGGACAGTGGTCGATCCCCGTCGCCGGCGGTGACCTTCCGGACGAGTCGGGCGAGTTCACCACGTCCTCCCTCGTGGAGCAGTGGGGCGGCACCCCGCCGGCCACGCTGCCCGGCGGCGCGCCCGCGCCCTGGGCGACGCCGGAGCCGGCCCGCTCCTGGGACCGGCCCGCCGAGACCGGCCACACCGGCCTGCCCGACCACACCGACGCCCACCCGGCGGGCGGTCCGGGCGCACCGGCACCGGCGGGTGCGGCGACGCCGGGCTACGCGCCCGCACCGGACGAGCGGTACGGGCAGGCCCCGCCCGACCACGCCCCGGCCGCCCCCGAGGAGACCGCGGGAGGGGAACCCGGACACGGCGACGCCGGGCACCGGCCGGCCGGTCACGGGGACGGCCGACGGGCCGAGGGCGCCGAGGGGCACGCCGAGGCCGCCCGCCCGGGCGGGTTCGGTGAGTCCGCCCCACCTGCCTTCAACGCGTTCGGCGAGTCGTCCCCGTCCCGCGAGCCCGCCCGGCCCGGTGCCCCGGCCGGATTCGCGGAGCAGCGGGCCGAGTCGGCGGCCGGACCGGAACCGGACGCGGACGGCCACGGCCCCGCCGAGGCCCCTGAGCGCCCCGCTGACGGCCCAGCGGGCCACGAGGGCCCCTCGGTCCCCGCCGGAGCCCCACAGGCGGTCACAGAGCCCACGACGCCCACCAGCACCGGCATGTCCGACGCGGCGGGGGCCGACCCCGCGGCGCCGCGGCCCCCGGCCTCGGCGGCCGTACCGGAGCACGCCGCCGACGCACCCGAGGCCGCCGTCGGAGCCGCACCCGGGACGGACGACGCGCCGGAGGGCGCCGCCGAGGACACCGCGCCCCGGCCGCAGGAAGCCGCGGAGGGACAGGCGGAGCACACCGCCCCCGTCCCGCCGCACGACGACCACCCCCTGGCCTCCTACGTCCTGCGCGTGAACGGCGTCGACCGGCCCGTCACCGACGCCTGGATCGGCGAGTCGCTGCTGTACGTGCTGCGTGAGCGGCTCGGGCTCGCGGGGGCCAAGGACGGCTGCTCACAGGGCGAGTGCGGGGCCTGCAACGTCCAGGTCGACGGCCGTCTGGTGGCCTCCTGCCTGGTCCCGGCGGTCACCGCGGCCGGCAGCGAGGTGCGCACGGTGGAGGGCCTGGCCGCCGACGGGCAGCCCTCCGACGTGCAGCGCGCGCTCGCCCGGTGCGGGGCCGTGCAGTGCGGTTTCTGCGTGCCCGGCATGGCGATGACCGTGCACGACCTGCTGGAGGGCAACCCCGCGCCGACCGAGCTCGAGACCCGGCAGGCGCTGTGCGGCAACCTGTGCCGCTGCTCCGGTTACCGGGGCGTCCTGGAGGCCGTCAAGGAGGTCGTCGCCGAACGCGAGGCCTCGCGCGCGGCCGACGCTGAGACGGACGCGGGCGAGGCCCGTATTCCTCACCAGGCGGGCCCCGGCGCCGGCGGGGTCAACCCGTCGGCGTTCGAGGCGCCGGGCGCGTTCGACACGCCGCAGGCCGCTCCCGGCGGCTACGGCGACACGCCGCCGTACGGCACACCCGACCCGTACGGCACGCCGCCGCACGGCACCCCGGGACCGCACGGCCCGCACGACCCGCACTACGGCCAGGACGGAGGCCAGGCGTGA
- a CDS encoding xanthine dehydrogenase family protein molybdopterin-binding subunit, with product MSNEAATATTAAEPAPEAEPWPHGLGASLPHADARAKTEGTFPYAADLWAEGLLWAAVLRSPHAHARIVSIDTSHAREMPGVRAVVTHEDVPGTPRHGRGTPDRPVFASEVVRHHGEPIAAVAADHPDTARMAAAAVIVEYEVLDPVTDPEQAFEAEPLHPDGNLIRHIPLRHGDPEAVGEVVVEGLYRIGRQDPAPIGAEAGLAVPRPDGGVELYLASTDPHADRNTAAACYGLSPDRVKIVVTGVPGATADREDQGFQLPLGLLALRTGCPVKLTATREESFLGHTHRHPTLLRYRHHADAEGKLVKVEAQILLDAGAYADTSSDALAAAVSFACGPYVVPNAFIEGWAVRTNNPPSGHVRGEGAMQVCAAYEAQMDKLAKKLGLDPAEVRLRNVLATGDVLPIGQTVTCPAPVAELLQAVRDFPLPALPKDTPEEEWLLPGGPEGAGEPGAVRRGVGYGLGMVHMLGAEGADEVSTATVKVHDGVATVLCAAVETGQGFTTLARQIVQETLGIEEVHVAPVDTDQPPAGAGCRGRHTWVSGGAVERAAKMVRTQLLQPLAHKFGMSTELLQITDGKITSYDGVLSTTVTEAMDGKELWATAQCRPHPTEPLNDSGQGDAFVGLAFCAIRAVVDVDIELGSVRVVELAVAQDVGRVLNPTQLAARIEAGVTQGVGIALTENLRTPRGLIRHPDLTGYALPTALDAPDIRIVKLVEERDVVAPFGAKSVSAVPVVTAPAAIASAVRAATGRPVNRLPIRPQAAVVTAQ from the coding sequence GTGAGCAACGAAGCCGCCACGGCGACGACCGCCGCGGAACCCGCCCCCGAGGCCGAGCCGTGGCCGCACGGCCTCGGCGCCTCCCTGCCGCACGCCGACGCCCGCGCCAAGACCGAGGGCACCTTCCCGTACGCGGCCGACCTGTGGGCGGAAGGCCTGCTGTGGGCCGCCGTCCTGCGCTCGCCGCACGCGCACGCGCGCATCGTGTCCATCGACACCAGCCACGCGCGCGAGATGCCCGGCGTACGGGCCGTCGTCACGCACGAGGACGTGCCCGGCACCCCGCGCCACGGCCGGGGCACCCCCGACCGTCCGGTGTTCGCCTCCGAGGTCGTACGGCACCACGGCGAGCCCATCGCGGCCGTCGCCGCCGACCACCCGGACACCGCGCGGATGGCCGCGGCGGCCGTCATCGTCGAGTACGAGGTACTCGACCCGGTCACCGACCCCGAGCAGGCCTTCGAGGCCGAGCCGCTGCACCCCGACGGCAACCTGATCCGGCACATCCCGCTCCGGCACGGCGACCCGGAGGCGGTCGGCGAGGTCGTCGTCGAGGGCCTGTACCGCATAGGGCGCCAGGACCCGGCCCCGATCGGCGCCGAGGCCGGCCTCGCCGTGCCGCGTCCCGACGGCGGCGTGGAGCTGTACCTGGCCTCCACCGACCCGCACGCCGACCGCAACACGGCCGCGGCCTGCTATGGCCTGTCCCCCGATCGGGTGAAGATCGTCGTCACCGGGGTGCCGGGCGCCACCGCCGACCGCGAGGACCAGGGTTTCCAGCTCCCGCTCGGCCTGCTCGCCCTGAGGACCGGCTGCCCGGTGAAGCTCACGGCGACCCGCGAGGAGTCCTTCCTCGGCCACACCCACCGGCACCCGACGCTTCTCCGGTACCGCCACCACGCGGACGCCGAGGGCAAGCTCGTGAAGGTGGAGGCGCAGATCCTGCTGGACGCGGGCGCGTACGCCGACACCTCCTCCGACGCCCTGGCCGCCGCCGTCTCCTTCGCCTGCGGCCCGTACGTCGTCCCGAACGCCTTCATCGAGGGCTGGGCCGTGCGCACCAACAACCCGCCCTCCGGCCATGTGCGCGGCGAGGGCGCCATGCAGGTGTGCGCCGCCTACGAGGCTCAGATGGACAAGCTGGCCAAGAAGCTGGGTCTGGACCCGGCCGAGGTGCGCCTGCGCAACGTCCTGGCGACCGGTGACGTCCTCCCGATCGGCCAGACGGTGACCTGCCCCGCCCCGGTGGCCGAACTCCTGCAGGCGGTACGGGACTTCCCGCTGCCCGCCCTGCCCAAGGACACGCCCGAGGAGGAGTGGCTGCTGCCCGGCGGCCCCGAGGGCGCCGGTGAACCGGGCGCGGTGCGCCGGGGCGTCGGCTACGGGCTCGGCATGGTGCACATGCTCGGCGCGGAGGGCGCCGACGAGGTGTCCACCGCGACGGTCAAGGTCCACGACGGCGTTGCGACCGTCCTGTGCGCGGCCGTGGAGACCGGCCAGGGCTTCACCACCCTCGCCCGGCAGATCGTCCAGGAGACCCTCGGCATCGAGGAAGTCCACGTGGCGCCGGTCGACACCGACCAGCCGCCGGCCGGCGCGGGCTGCCGGGGCCGCCACACGTGGGTGTCGGGCGGCGCGGTGGAACGCGCGGCGAAGATGGTCCGCACCCAGCTCCTGCAGCCGCTGGCCCACAAGTTCGGCATGTCGACGGAGCTGCTGCAGATCACCGACGGCAAGATCACCTCGTACGACGGTGTCCTGTCGACGACCGTCACGGAGGCGATGGACGGCAAGGAGCTGTGGGCCACGGCGCAGTGCCGCCCGCATCCCACCGAGCCGCTGAACGACTCCGGCCAGGGCGACGCCTTCGTGGGCCTGGCCTTCTGCGCGATCCGCGCGGTGGTGGACGTCGACATCGAGCTGGGCTCGGTCAGGGTGGTGGAGCTGGCGGTCGCCCAGGACGTGGGCCGGGTCCTCAACCCGACCCAGCTGGCGGCCCGTATCGAGGCGGGCGTGACCCAGGGCGTCGGCATCGCGCTCACCGAGAACCTGCGCACCCCCCGGGGCCTGATCCGCCACCCCGACCTGACCGGCTACGCCCTGCCGACCGCGCTGGACGCCCCGGACATCCGGATCGTCAAACTGGTCGAGGAACGGGACGTGGTCGCCCCCTTCGGTGCCAAGTCCGTCAGCGCGGTCCCGGTCGTCACGGCACCGGCCGCGATCGCCTCCGCCGTCCGCGCGGCCACCGGCCGCCCGGTCAACCGCCTCCCGATCCGGCCGCAGGCGGCGGTGGTGACGGCGCAGTGA
- a CDS encoding SUKH-4 family immunity protein, with protein sequence MSTTDAGVAAITLTEAELDRYVTHAPTRGLLSGAGLPADTGLLTFSPLRRHGLRTLADAADGPFRVADELRDRLVIGELLGPAGMERESILLDGGTGELTTAYLLDPSRPRPFAPSLDTLLRFAAVTEELAGLRGRFASLAGQYGPGAVAEATRRLLSLFEEGAGGEVPPYWKAAALIRPLALVAGPGTTSGLTLDVPARILDQEFGHGRVTRFEEVDFPATLTHEPTRRFLRETGLPEAAVLFHADTDVPLPTLREYVTEERAGDHLLHELPAHADHLIRLGRLVEDNSLVIDGRTGAVLTFSEPEATLHPLNTDVSTLAFTLWLLHHERTIDEHLGHELTTAAYDQLAAVMIHILSAVDPTGTAPGTDWHYWTELFQDEAGGVL encoded by the coding sequence ATGAGCACGACGGATGCCGGGGTTGCGGCGATCACGCTGACCGAGGCGGAGCTGGACCGCTATGTCACGCACGCGCCGACGCGCGGCCTGCTCAGCGGCGCCGGACTGCCCGCGGACACCGGTCTGCTGACCTTCTCCCCGTTGCGCAGGCACGGCCTGCGCACGCTCGCCGACGCCGCGGACGGCCCGTTCCGGGTGGCGGACGAGCTGCGGGACCGGCTGGTGATAGGCGAACTGCTCGGTCCGGCGGGCATGGAGCGCGAGTCGATCCTGCTCGACGGCGGCACCGGCGAGCTGACGACGGCCTACCTCCTCGACCCGTCCCGCCCTCGGCCCTTCGCGCCCTCCCTGGACACGCTGCTGCGTTTCGCCGCGGTCACCGAGGAACTGGCGGGCCTGCGCGGCCGTTTCGCCTCCCTCGCGGGGCAGTACGGCCCCGGGGCCGTGGCCGAGGCGACCCGCCGTCTGCTCTCCCTCTTCGAGGAGGGCGCGGGCGGCGAGGTCCCGCCGTACTGGAAGGCGGCGGCCCTGATCCGCCCGCTCGCCCTGGTCGCCGGCCCCGGCACGACGTCGGGCCTGACCCTGGACGTGCCCGCCCGGATCCTGGACCAGGAGTTCGGCCACGGCCGGGTGACCCGCTTCGAGGAGGTCGACTTCCCCGCCACGCTCACGCACGAGCCGACCCGGCGCTTCCTCCGGGAGACCGGACTGCCGGAGGCGGCGGTCCTCTTCCACGCCGACACGGACGTCCCGCTGCCGACGCTCCGGGAGTACGTCACCGAGGAGCGCGCAGGCGACCACCTCCTCCACGAACTACCCGCTCACGCGGACCACTTGATCCGGCTGGGTCGCCTCGTCGAGGACAACAGCCTGGTGATCGACGGCAGAACCGGCGCGGTCCTGACCTTCAGCGAGCCGGAGGCCACGCTCCACCCCCTCAACACCGACGTCTCCACCCTCGCCTTCACGCTCTGGCTCCTGCACCACGAGCGCACCATCGACGAACACCTCGGCCACGAACTGACCACGGCCGCCTACGACCAGCTGGCCGCGGTGATGATCCACATCCTGTCGGCCGTCGATCCCACGGGCACGGCGCCCGGCACCGACTGGCACTACTGGACGGAACTGTTCCAGGACGAGGCGGGCGGGGTCCTCTGA
- a CDS encoding SigE family RNA polymerase sigma factor — protein MKRRHEEEFMAFAAARSAPLFRSACVLTGGDVHLAEDLVQDTLGRMYANWRKIAQADDPAAYTHTVLVRIYLSYRRRRSSSERPTDILPDSGAVTEHDATLRVTLLDALGRLSARDRAVLLLRYWEDRSVEQTAEILQVRPGAVRNQSMRALARIRALLGHDLSELVSP, from the coding sequence ATGAAGCGCCGGCACGAAGAGGAATTCATGGCGTTCGCCGCTGCGCGATCCGCACCTCTGTTCCGCTCAGCGTGTGTGCTCACAGGCGGTGATGTGCACCTCGCCGAGGACCTGGTGCAGGACACGCTGGGCCGGATGTATGCCAACTGGCGCAAGATCGCGCAGGCGGACGACCCGGCGGCCTACACGCACACCGTCCTCGTACGGATCTACCTGTCCTACCGCCGTCGGCGCAGCAGCTCCGAGCGGCCCACCGACATCCTGCCGGACTCCGGTGCCGTCACCGAGCACGACGCCACGCTGCGGGTCACGTTGCTCGACGCTCTCGGCCGGCTCTCCGCCCGGGACCGGGCCGTGCTGCTCCTGCGCTACTGGGAGGACCGCAGCGTCGAGCAGACCGCCGAGATCCTTCAGGTTCGGCCGGGGGCGGTACGCAACCAGAGCATGCGGGCGCTCGCCCGCATCCGGGCCCTGCTGGGCCACGACCTGTCCGAGCTCGTCAGCCCCTGA
- a CDS encoding MFS transporter, whose amino-acid sequence MSALQSRAAAVLNPAGKDDGVLGRSHRALSIGIVSVVLLIAFEATAVGTAMPVAARELDGVALYAFAFSGYFTTSLFGMVLAGQWSDRRGPLGALTTGIAAFAAGLVIAGTAQVMWVFILGRAVQGLGGGLVIVALYVVVGRAYPERLRPAIMAAFAAGWVVPSIVGPLASGAVTEHLGWRWVFLGIPALVVFPLALALPQIRRRASGPVDEEAGALSSDRRRIRLALGISLGAGLLQYAAQDLRPLSLLPGLAGAALLVPAVLGLLPRGTYRAARGLPSVVLLRGLSAGSFIAAESFVPLMLVTQRGLSPMLAGLSLAAGGGTWALGSWVQSRPRVQPYRERLMTLGMVLVAAAITAAPSVLVHSVPVWTVAVAWAFGCFGMGLVISSTSVLLLQLSAPGAAGANSAALQISDALSNVVLLAATGAAFAALGGGSTATAATATDGAHPAAFTAVFLPMAGVALAGAWVTRRLRAA is encoded by the coding sequence ATGAGTGCTCTCCAGTCCCGTGCCGCCGCCGTTCTGAACCCCGCCGGGAAGGACGACGGCGTGCTGGGCCGGTCCCACCGGGCGCTCAGCATCGGGATCGTCTCCGTCGTGCTGCTGATCGCCTTCGAGGCCACCGCCGTCGGCACGGCCATGCCGGTCGCGGCGCGGGAACTGGACGGCGTGGCGCTGTACGCCTTCGCCTTCTCCGGGTACTTCACGACCAGCCTGTTCGGCATGGTGCTGGCCGGCCAGTGGTCCGACCGGCGCGGGCCGCTCGGGGCGCTGACCACGGGGATCGCGGCCTTTGCCGCGGGGCTGGTCATCGCCGGGACCGCGCAGGTCATGTGGGTGTTCATCCTCGGGCGGGCCGTGCAGGGGCTCGGCGGCGGGCTGGTCATCGTCGCCCTGTACGTCGTCGTCGGCCGCGCCTACCCCGAGCGGCTGCGCCCCGCGATCATGGCGGCGTTCGCGGCCGGCTGGGTCGTACCGTCCATCGTCGGCCCGCTCGCCTCCGGCGCCGTCACCGAGCACCTCGGCTGGCGCTGGGTCTTCCTCGGCATTCCGGCGCTCGTCGTGTTCCCGCTCGCCCTCGCCCTGCCGCAGATACGGCGGAGGGCGTCGGGCCCGGTGGACGAGGAGGCCGGCGCCCTCTCCTCCGACCGTCGGCGGATCCGCCTCGCCCTCGGCATCTCCCTCGGCGCGGGCCTCCTCCAGTACGCCGCCCAGGACCTGCGTCCGCTGTCCCTGCTCCCCGGGCTGGCCGGCGCCGCCCTGCTCGTGCCCGCCGTCCTCGGACTGCTGCCGCGCGGCACCTACCGGGCCGCTCGCGGCCTGCCCTCCGTGGTACTGCTGCGCGGTCTGTCCGCCGGTTCCTTCATCGCCGCCGAGTCCTTCGTGCCGCTGATGCTGGTCACCCAGCGCGGGCTGTCGCCGATGCTCGCCGGGCTGTCCCTGGCGGCGGGCGGCGGCACCTGGGCGCTGGGCTCCTGGGTGCAGTCCCGGCCGCGCGTGCAGCCGTACCGGGAACGGCTGATGACGCTCGGCATGGTGCTGGTCGCCGCAGCGATCACCGCCGCGCCCAGTGTGCTCGTGCACTCCGTGCCGGTCTGGACCGTCGCCGTCGCCTGGGCGTTCGGGTGCTTCGGCATGGGTCTGGTGATCTCGTCCACCAGCGTGCTCCTGCTCCAGCTGTCCGCCCCGGGGGCGGCCGGCGCCAACTCCGCCGCGCTGCAGATCTCCGACGCCCTCTCCAACGTCGTCCTGCTCGCCGCGACCGGCGCCGCCTTCGCGGCCCTGGGCGGCGGCAGCACGGCCACTGCGGCCACGGCCACCGACGGCGCCCATCCCGCGGCCTTCACCGCGGTGTTCCTGCCGATGGCGGGGGTGGCGTTGGCGGGGGCATGGGTGACGAGGCGGCTGCGGGCCGCGTGA
- a CDS encoding Arc family DNA-binding protein: MNLRLRDDQQEALRLRAEEEGRSMHAIVLQAIDRYLEQEADRATVRRLGAKYAAAHADLLRRLGE; encoded by the coding sequence ATGAACCTTCGTCTGCGTGACGACCAGCAGGAGGCGCTCAGGCTGCGTGCCGAGGAGGAGGGCCGCAGCATGCACGCCATAGTGCTTCAGGCGATCGACCGCTATCTGGAGCAGGAGGCGGACCGGGCCACGGTGCGGCGCCTCGGGGCGAAGTACGCCGCGGCACACGCCGACCTGCTGCGGAGGTTGGGGGAGTAG
- a CDS encoding type II toxin-antitoxin system death-on-curing family toxin yields MKYLTVQEVLDLAELACGGQEVAVRDLGLLSSAVHRPRSQMFGVEAYTDLFEKAAALLHSLLINHPLVDGNKRMAWMSTVVFLDFNGTDMLDVDQDGAYKLVIEVASGSLEDVGLIARRLRALHEAM; encoded by the coding sequence ATGAAGTACCTCACGGTCCAGGAGGTCCTGGACCTGGCAGAGCTGGCGTGCGGGGGGCAGGAGGTCGCCGTGCGCGATCTCGGTCTGCTCAGCTCGGCCGTACATCGCCCCCGGTCGCAGATGTTCGGCGTCGAGGCGTACACCGACCTGTTCGAGAAGGCGGCTGCGCTCTTGCATTCGCTGCTCATCAACCACCCGCTGGTGGACGGCAACAAGCGCATGGCCTGGATGTCCACGGTCGTCTTCCTGGACTTCAACGGGACCGACATGCTCGACGTCGACCAGGACGGGGCGTACAAGCTGGTGATCGAAGTGGCGTCGGGAAGTCTTGAGGACGTGGGCCTGATCGCCCGGCGTCTGAGGGCGCTGCACGAGGCGATGTGA